ACTCATAATCCGCTGGTCGCGGGTTCGAGCCCCGCCCGCCCTACTTTCGGCCTTGTATGACGCCGGCTGATGCTTTACACCTGTGTCGGTTGATCCTTGTCGGGGGAGTGGGTCATGGAAGTTGTTCTGTTTCTCGCTGTGGCCGGGTTTCTGGCGTGGTTGTTTCTGCGGCCGCAGCCGGAACGGGACGCGGCGGCTGCGCAATCGTGGGCATCTTTTCACGGCTATGCGACTGCTAACGGTTTGCAGATGCTCTACGTCGAGCATGTGTATCAGCGCGCGGCGAGGGGCAGCAAAGCCCACGTGTCGATCTATGGTGACCCTTCCGGTAACAAGCGGGACGCATGGTTCTGGTGGACGCAGGTTCAGAAGGGTTCGGTCGTCGCTGTTCGGCCGACAGTCGGGTGGGGTCCGCACACCCGTCGCGACGACGTGCTTTACATCGGGACGGAGGTCAGCCGTCAGAGTGGGGTCTATGGCGGCATAGATGCCAGAACATTGACTAACGCCCGCCGTCATAACAACAGGCGATAGGCACCCAGGCGAGATCCTCGCCGAGGAGTTCCTGGAACCACTGAGTATCACCGCCTACCGTTTGGCCAAGGCGATCAACGTTCCGCAGACCCGGTTGAGCGAAATCCTTGTGGGACGGCGGGGTATCACTGCAGATACTGGCCTGCGGCTGTCACGAGCTTTCGGTCTCAGTGACATGTTCGGGATAGACCTGCAGGCGCGGTATGACGCAGACATGGTGCGAATCGAAAAGGGTGACGAACTCGAACACATCCACCCGCTCGCCGCTCGTTCCGGGTAGCTCGCGGTGCATGCGGTCGGGCGATCCCGGCACATTGCAAACGCGTCGACACTGCTTGTAGGGATAAGCTTCCCGATCGGAATCGTGCGCTGCGCGAGATGGCGTCGAGAACTGCGGCTGAACTCGCCATGAACACCGGCATAAGAATGCGTTTCATCGGCTGACGAGCAGTCGTCCTCGGTTCGGAACTTGTATAGTCAGGTGTGCTTGAGAGTTGATACAGGCCCCCTGGAAGGAAACCCAATGAGCAGCACGGCCGGACGGCCCGAACTCGTCGTCCTCGACATCGCGGGCACGACGATCAACGAGGGGTCTGCGGTGTACCGCGTCCTAAAAGAGACGGTCGTCGCTCATGGCGGTACACCGACCGAGGACGACATCGCCACGTGGCACGGTGCCGCCAAACACGAGGCGCTGCGTGCTCTTCTGACCCCGGCCGACGACGCGGCGCTGCAGGAGATCGTCGAGGACTTCCGTGCCCGGTTGAAGGCCGCGTATGCCGAACATCCGCCGGTGCCGCTGCCGGGTGTGCCCAAGGCCCTGCGGGATCTGCGTGCGGCGGGGATCAAGGTCGCACTCAACACCGGATTCGACCGTGACATCGTCGACGCGTTGCTGGCCTCGTTGGGTTGGGATGGTGACACCGTGGTGGACGCCGTCGTGTGTGGCAGCGACGTGGCTGCCGGCCGTCCGGCGCCGTACATGATCTACCACGCCATGGAACGCCTCGGCGTGCAAGACATCTCACGCGTGCTCGTGGCGGGTGACACCCCTCGTGATCTGCAGGCCGGCGCGAATGCGGGCGCCGGTTTCGTCGTCGGGGTACTCTCCGGTGCGAGCGATGAGGCGGATCTGAAGGCCCACCCGCATACCCACCTGCTGACCTCGGTCGCCGAACTGCCCGAACTGTTCGGCGTCGCGCGCGCCTCCGCGGCGGTGTCATGACGAGCCAACTGGCAGATACCACAAACGCTTTCGCCGATCTCACCCACACCCGCGCCGCGATCTGGCACGGCGGCGACGATGTCGTCGTCGAATCGGTGCCGGTGTCCGCGCTGCGGACCGGTGATGTGCTGGTGCGGGTGCGCCTGGCCACCGTATGCGGCAGCGACCGCCACACCGTGAGTGGACGACGCTCGCAACCCTGCCCGTCGATCCTCGGCCACGAGACAGTCGGAGAGATCGTGGCGCTGGGCGGCAACGGGGTTCGCGCAGTGGACGGTCGCCCCCTCGAAGTCGGACAACGGATCATCTGGTCGGTGACGCTGCCGTGCGGCACCTGTGACCGGTGCGTTGCCGGCATCACCGCGAAATGCCGGGTTGTCCGCAAGGCCGGACACGAATCCTTCTACTCCGCATGGCCGTTGTCGGGAGGCTACGCCGAACACGTGGTGCTGCCGAGCGGCATGCCGGTCGCGGTCGTCGCCGACGATATCGCCGATGCCCTCGCCGCACCCGCGGCCTGCGCGACGGCGACCGTGATGGCCGTGACCGAACGCGCCCTGCCCGTCGCGGGCCGGCGGGTCGTGGTGATCGGCGCGGGCATGCTCGGGCTCACCGCGCTCGCCGCGGCGGCCCATCTCGGCGCCGCCTCGGTCACCGCGGTCGACCCGTCAGCCCAACGGCGCGATATTGCAACGCATTTCGGGGCGGATACCACGGTGGCGTCGGTCTCCGAGGTCGAGCAGTGCGACATCCTGCTGGAGTTCTCCGGCCGGTCCTCGGCACTTCAGGACGGCCTGCGCGCCCTCGACGTCTCGGGCGTCGCGGTGTTCGCCGGCTCGGTCGCCCCTGACGGGCCCGTCGCCGTCGACCCGGAGGCCGTGGTGCGGCGACACCTGACGCTCGTGGGCGTCCACAACTACGAACCCCGGCATCTGACCCAGGCGCTGGATTTCCTGCAGCGCACCAAAAATCGCTTCCCGTGGCCGGATCTCGTCGCCGACCCCGTTCCGCTGGAGCAGATCGCCTGCCTGCTGCTGGATGCCCCAGGCCCGAAGCCGCGGTACGCCATCGCGCCGTGAACCGGGATGCCTAGCTCAGGTCGGCCAGAGCCCTGCGCGCGGCCTCGAGTTCGGCTTCGAGTGCGGCGACCCGGGCGGCCTGCTGGGCGCGCGCCTCGGCGATCACGGCGTCGAGCGGGGTGGAGATCTCCTCGTGCAGTTCCTTGGCCGCCCGCGACACCGCAGCGGCGGTGACGGCGAGGTTCCTGGCCAGAAATGTGCTGCCCTGCTTGAGTTCCGCGCGCCAGTCCCCGTCCGCGGTTCCGGTGACGGTGAGGATGAGTTCGATGGTCTTGGACCGCCTGCCTGCGGACTTCCTCGGGGCCTTCGCGGGCGTGTCGTCCGTGGCGGGGATTTCGGAGGACGGGGTGACGGTGTCGGGCGAAGCGTCTACAGTCATGAGCCACATTAGAACACACGTTCGACAGCGATGTCAGACCGCCGCGCAGCGCTCGCGGATCTGCACCGCCGTATCCAGCATCTGCGATGTGCTGCGGAACCAGTCCTGCAGATTCAGATCGATGATGAGTTCGTCCGCGCCGGCCTCGGCGGCCGTGTGCACATCCTCGATGATCTGATCGAGCGTCCCGACGAACGCCGCACGATCCGGACCGGCCGGGTGCTCGGTGAAGGTCACATTACCGACCACGATCATCTCCATGCGACCGGGGTCGCGGCCGTGGCCTGCGGCCATGTTCCGGATGCGGTCCCAGTCCCCGCGCAGTCGCGCGGCCCCGGACCGCCCGGGCGCCGTGAGCAGCGGCAGCCAGCCATCTGCGCGGGTGGCGATGCGCTGCATGGCTTTTGACGTGCCGTCGGGTCCCGGGATACTGCCGCCGCCGGCCAGCAGCACCGGAATCTTGGCGACCGGCCTGGGCAACACCGCGGCGTCCTCGATGACGACGTGATCGCTGCGGAAGGTCACCGGATCACGGGTCCACACGGTGTCGAGGACATCGAGGGTCTCGTCGAGCCACCGGCCGCGCTCGGCGCGGCGGGCGCCGGCGGCCCGGAACTCGTCGGTGGACCAGCCCGCGCCCAATCCGGCGATCATGCGCCCGCCGCTGATCTGGTCGATCGTCGCCAGCGCCTTGGCGAGTTGCACGGGTGTGTGGAGTGCGGCGACCAGGACCGAGGTGCCCAGGCGCACCTTCTCGGTCACCACTGCCGCGGCGGTGAGGATGGCCAGCGGGTCGGCCGCCTGCCGCGAATGCGTCGGCCACGGTGCGCCGGTGCCCGCGTAGGTCTCCACCGGGTTCCGCGGAAACAGCAGGCGTTCGTATGTCCACAGACTCGCGAACCCGGCCGCTTCGGCGGCCCTGGCCGCTGCGACCACGTCGTGTCGCAAATCGACGCCCAACCTCTGGGGCAGGCGGAGTCCGAGCTTCATGGTGACCTCCAATCTCGTTGCCGGTGCGGCAAGTTCCTGCAACGAGTCTTGAACGCTCACACTTGTGTGAAGGTCAAATGTAAGCTCGGACACATGCGAATCGGCGAGCTCGCCGAGCGCACCGGTGTGTCGCGTCGGCAGCTGCGCTACTACGAAGAGCAGGGTCTGCTCATGCCCAGCCGTGCCGCGAACGGCTACCGCGAGTACGGCGAGGCGCACGTCCACGTCGTCCTGCAGATCGCGGGTCTGCTCGACGCCGGGCTTCCCACCCGCATCATCGAGCAACTGCTGCCGTGCCTGGACCAACCGCAGAGCATCTACGTCCCCGACGTGACCCCGGAGATGGTCGCCACCCTGCAGCGTGAACAGGCCCGGCTCACCGAACGCATCGAATGCCTGACCCGCAATCGGGATGCCATCGCCGGCTACCTCGACAAGGTGCTGAGCGTGCGGTCGGCCAACCTCGGTCAGAAGTAGCCGCTGCCGGGCAGCCGGGTGCCGCGGGTGAAGTAGGCACCCACGGCCTGCGCCTTGTAGGACGACGGGTTGTGCGAAGCCAACGTGCGGATGTTGCGCCAGTGCCGATCGAGCAGGTGGGCCTGCCGGACGATCGACGCGCCACCGACGTCGAAGATCTGCGACGCCGCCTTCTGCGCGAGCGCGTCGACGACGATCTTGGCCTGCGCCGCCTGCAACGACGCCTCGTGCGCCAACGCCAGGTCCGGGTCGGTCTTGTCGATGTCGGCCTGGTACGCCCGTCCCAGTGCGTCGGAGGCGGCCAGCACCGTGGCCTCACCGGCGTACGCCGCGGCGGCGATCTCACCGATCTCCCGTTGCAGCAACGGATCATCGGCCGGAACCGGGTTCGGTGCCCACGCGAAGCTGCGGGCCCGGGAATGGACGTGCTCGACGGCGTCGCGGCGCAGCGCGTGGATCACCCCGACTTCCAGTGCCGTGACGTACAACTGGAAGAACGCGCCCGAGTGGTACAGCGACTGCTCTTCGTCGTCGGCGCCGGGCGGGGCGAACTCCATCACCTCCTCGGCGGGCACCGGGACGTTCTCGAAGATCGCGGTGCCGGTGCCGGTGGCGCGCTGGCCCATGCCGTCCCAGTCGTCGAGCACCATCACACCGGGATGGTCGGTGGGGACCAACGCGATCACCGACGCGCCGGCGGGGTCGCTGGCCAGCACCTCGGCGTAGTCGGAGTACAGCGTGCCGGTGGTGAAGAACTTCCTGCCGTTGAGCAGATAGTTGTCGCCGTCGCGGGTCAGCCTGGTCTGCCAGGTGAACCCACCGGCAGGGGTGGAGCCGATCTCGGTGGACGCGTTGCCGATCAGCTTGCCCGCCAGCGCCAGATCGATGCCTTTCTGCCGCAGTTCACCGTCGAGGCGCAGCCGCTCCTCGATGTGGGCGAAGTGCCCGCGCAGGATGTGCGCGACGTTGACGTCCTCGGTGGCGATCCGGATGACGGTGGCGAACAGTTCGCGCAGCGACGCGCCGCCGCCGCCGTCGGCGCGCGGCACCCGGAACGCGCCGAGGCCGGACTGTTTGATCAGTTCGATGACCGCGAACGGCCGCTCGCCCGTGCGCTCGCGTTCCAGTGAGCCCTCGCCGATCTTTTCGATCAGTTCGGCCAGCCGTCGCGAGCCGTAGGTGATCGGTTCGGTGACGGTGCTCGTCATGCTGTTGCCTCCTGGGGGACGTGACGGCCCGGCGGTCCACGGGTGGTGATGACCGCGCCATCTTGCCGTAGCGGGCCGCACCGAAACAGCGATCGAATCAGCGCGATTCTTTGGGTTCCGGCGACCCGGCACGCCTCAAAGGCCTCGGCAGGAAAGCCGAGTCAGAAGGGTGTCCCAGGAGGCGGCGGAGGCGGGGGCGGCGGCGGAGGCGGGGGAGCCGGCGCCGGGATGGTGATCGGCGGCAGCCCGGGGATCTCGATGACGTTGGGTGGCGGTGGTGGCGCTCCCGGCGGTGGCGGCGGCGCCTCCGGCGGGCGCACCACCACGGGCGGGGGCACATAGCCGGTGCTGGTGTTGATCGTGATCACCGAGCCAGGGATGGTCCGGCCGCTCGGAGTGGTGCCGACGACGCTGCCCCTGGTGGCCGAACTGTTCACCGGCGTGGCGTACTCGGCGACCTGGAATCCCGCGTCCAGCAACTTCTTGCGGGCCGCATCGAGTTTCAGCCCGGTCACGCTGGGCACCTGGCTGCCGGGACCGCCCTCGACGTAGCGCGGATCTGTGGGCGGCATCGCGATCGGACCGAAGTGCTCGGCGATCGGCTTCATCGCCGTAAACCAGGTCCGTGCGGGTTCGGTACCGCCGTACAAGTTGCCGTCCGCGCATTTGCGCAGCGGATACGAGCACAGTCCGGACGGTGTGGAGGAGTCGTCGAAGATGTAGTTCGCCGCGGCGAACTGATTGGTGAAGCCGAGAAACGCCGAGGAGCGGTGTGATTCGGTGGTGCCGGTCTTGCCCGACATCGGCAGCGACCAACCCACCGAAGACGCTGCACCCGTTGCCGTTCCGCCCGTATGGTCCTTGCCGAGCGCGTTGGCCAGGGTGTTGGCGAGCCCCTCCGGCACGGCCTGCTCGCACGGCACCGTCTCCACGCCCACTTCCTTGCCGTTGCGGTCGAAGACCTTGTCGATCGGCGACGGTGGGCACCACACCCCGCCGGAGGCCAGGGTCGCGCCGACGTTCGACAGTTCGAGCGGGTTGAGCTCGAGCGGCCCGAGCGTGAACGACCCGATGTTCTGGCGCTTCACGTAGTCGGCGATGCTCTCCTGCGGGTCGTCGGTGTAGGCCCATGCGCTGCCCGGCTCGGCATAGGACCGCAGGCCCAACCGGACCGCCATGTCGACCGCGCGGGGCACCCCGATCTGCGAGATCAATTTGGCGAACGCGGTATTGGGCGACTGAGCCAGCGCATCGGTGACGTTCAACGGCCCGCCGTACGGCCTGGCGTTGCGCACACACCAGGTTTCCTTCGGGCAGCCCGGGGTGTCGCTGCTGCCCAGTCCGCGGCCCGAGAAGCTGGCAGGCACATCGAGGCGGGCGTTGATCCCCATCCCCATGTCGAGCGCCGCCGCGGTGGTGAAGATCTTGAAGATCGATCCGGCGCCGTCGCCGACGAGGGAGAACGGCTGCGGTTGCATCGTCTCGCCGGCGTCGAGATTCAGTCCGTAGGTGCGGTTGTCGGCCATCGCGACCACCCGGTGCGCCGTCTTTCCCGGTGCGATCACGCTCATCACGCTGGCGACGCCGGGGGTGGTGGGCTCAGCGATACTGTCGACCGCCGATTTCACGCTGGCCTGCACCGCGGGGTCGAGGGTGGTGCGGATCAGGTAACCGTTGCGGGTGACGTCCTCGGTGCTGATCCCCGCGTTCGCCAGGTACTGCAGTGCGTACTCACAGAAGAACGCGCGGTCACCGGCACCGATACAGCCCTGCGGCAACGGATCTGGCTGTGGCAGCACGCCCAGCGGTGTGGCCTTGGCGGCGCGCAGCTCGACCGCGCGGTCGGGCAGGTACTCGATCATGGTGTCCAGCACGACGTTCCGGCGTTGCAGCGCCCCGTCGGGGTTGGTGTAGGGGTTGAGCGCGCTGGTGGACCGCACCAGACCCGCCAGCAGCGCGGCCTGCTGCCAATTGAGTTGCGCAGCGTCGATCCCGAAGTACGTCCGCGCCGCGTCCTGCACGCCGAACGAACCGTTGCCGAACGACACGAGATTGAGGTAGCGGGTCAGGATCTCGCCCTT
This region of Mycolicibacterium goodii genomic DNA includes:
- a CDS encoding HigA family addiction module antitoxin, with product MTAYRLAKAINVPQTRLSEILVGRRGITADTGLRLSRAFGLSDMFGIDLQARYDADMVRIEKGDELEHIHPLAARSG
- a CDS encoding acyl-CoA dehydrogenase family protein, which translates into the protein MTSTVTEPITYGSRRLAELIEKIGEGSLERERTGERPFAVIELIKQSGLGAFRVPRADGGGGASLRELFATVIRIATEDVNVAHILRGHFAHIEERLRLDGELRQKGIDLALAGKLIGNASTEIGSTPAGGFTWQTRLTRDGDNYLLNGRKFFTTGTLYSDYAEVLASDPAGASVIALVPTDHPGVMVLDDWDGMGQRATGTGTAIFENVPVPAEEVMEFAPPGADDEEQSLYHSGAFFQLYVTALEVGVIHALRRDAVEHVHSRARSFAWAPNPVPADDPLLQREIGEIAAAAYAGEATVLAASDALGRAYQADIDKTDPDLALAHEASLQAAQAKIVVDALAQKAASQIFDVGGASIVRQAHLLDRHWRNIRTLASHNPSSYKAQAVGAYFTRGTRLPGSGYF
- a CDS encoding TIGR03619 family F420-dependent LLM class oxidoreductase codes for the protein MKLGLRLPQRLGVDLRHDVVAAARAAEAAGFASLWTYERLLFPRNPVETYAGTGAPWPTHSRQAADPLAILTAAAVVTEKVRLGTSVLVAALHTPVQLAKALATIDQISGGRMIAGLGAGWSTDEFRAAGARRAERGRWLDETLDVLDTVWTRDPVTFRSDHVVIEDAAVLPRPVAKIPVLLAGGGSIPGPDGTSKAMQRIATRADGWLPLLTAPGRSGAARLRGDWDRIRNMAAGHGRDPGRMEMIVVGNVTFTEHPAGPDRAAFVGTLDQIIEDVHTAAEAGADELIIDLNLQDWFRSTSQMLDTAVQIRERCAAV
- the ponA2 gene encoding transglycosylase/D,D-transpeptidase PonA2; the protein is MSGQPPGSGATVAKLALHCVLAGFLAMLLLFPVFGGGGMLAMRLSDQVAQDSELVLEGEAPIVSTMVDAAGEPIAWFYSQRRWVVPSDRIADTMKLAIVSIEDKRFAEHNGVDLQGTLNGLIGYLRGIDDVRGGSTLEQQYVKNFNLLVKAKTQAERRAAVEISPARKLREIRIALAMDNALSKGEILTRYLNLVSFGNGSFGVQDAARTYFGIDAAQLNWQQAALLAGLVRSTSALNPYTNPDGALQRRNVVLDTMIEYLPDRAVELRAAKATPLGVLPQPDPLPQGCIGAGDRAFFCEYALQYLANAGISTEDVTRNGYLIRTTLDPAVQASVKSAVDSIAEPTTPGVASVMSVIAPGKTAHRVVAMADNRTYGLNLDAGETMQPQPFSLVGDGAGSIFKIFTTAAALDMGMGINARLDVPASFSGRGLGSSDTPGCPKETWCVRNARPYGGPLNVTDALAQSPNTAFAKLISQIGVPRAVDMAVRLGLRSYAEPGSAWAYTDDPQESIADYVKRQNIGSFTLGPLELNPLELSNVGATLASGGVWCPPSPIDKVFDRNGKEVGVETVPCEQAVPEGLANTLANALGKDHTGGTATGAASSVGWSLPMSGKTGTTESHRSSAFLGFTNQFAAANYIFDDSSTPSGLCSYPLRKCADGNLYGGTEPARTWFTAMKPIAEHFGPIAMPPTDPRYVEGGPGSQVPSVTGLKLDAARKKLLDAGFQVAEYATPVNSSATRGSVVGTTPSGRTIPGSVITINTSTGYVPPPVVVRPPEAPPPPPGAPPPPPNVIEIPGLPPITIPAPAPPPPPPPPPPPPPGTPF
- a CDS encoding zinc-binding dehydrogenase, whose amino-acid sequence is MTSQLADTTNAFADLTHTRAAIWHGGDDVVVESVPVSALRTGDVLVRVRLATVCGSDRHTVSGRRSQPCPSILGHETVGEIVALGGNGVRAVDGRPLEVGQRIIWSVTLPCGTCDRCVAGITAKCRVVRKAGHESFYSAWPLSGGYAEHVVLPSGMPVAVVADDIADALAAPAACATATVMAVTERALPVAGRRVVVIGAGMLGLTALAAAAHLGAASVTAVDPSAQRRDIATHFGADTTVASVSEVEQCDILLEFSGRSSALQDGLRALDVSGVAVFAGSVAPDGPVAVDPEAVVRRHLTLVGVHNYEPRHLTQALDFLQRTKNRFPWPDLVADPVPLEQIACLLLDAPGPKPRYAIAP
- a CDS encoding MerR family transcriptional regulator, producing MRIGELAERTGVSRRQLRYYEEQGLLMPSRAANGYREYGEAHVHVVLQIAGLLDAGLPTRIIEQLLPCLDQPQSIYVPDVTPEMVATLQREQARLTERIECLTRNRDAIAGYLDKVLSVRSANLGQK
- a CDS encoding phosphonatase-like hydrolase, with the translated sequence MSSTAGRPELVVLDIAGTTINEGSAVYRVLKETVVAHGGTPTEDDIATWHGAAKHEALRALLTPADDAALQEIVEDFRARLKAAYAEHPPVPLPGVPKALRDLRAAGIKVALNTGFDRDIVDALLASLGWDGDTVVDAVVCGSDVAAGRPAPYMIYHAMERLGVQDISRVLVAGDTPRDLQAGANAGAGFVVGVLSGASDEADLKAHPHTHLLTSVAELPELFGVARASAAVS
- a CDS encoding DUF6319 family protein → MTVDASPDTVTPSSEIPATDDTPAKAPRKSAGRRSKTIELILTVTGTADGDWRAELKQGSTFLARNLAVTAAAVSRAAKELHEEISTPLDAVIAEARAQQAARVAALEAELEAARRALADLS